The stretch of DNA TTCGTATGATAAAATAAAAAATTCTGAACTTGAAGAATTAGTAATAACAGATACTATTCCTTTAAAAGAAAAAAATGATAAGATTAAAGTACTATCTTGTGCTTCACTTTTTGCTGAAGTAATGCAATCTGTTCATAATGATGAATCTATTAGCAATAAATTTATAATTTAATTATGTAAAAAAAAAAGATATGAAATATGTAAATATTTACGGAAAGAAAAGAAATGTAGGAAAAAAAAATGTTCGTTTTATACGAATTTCGGAAAATATCCCGTGTATTTTATATGGAAAAGATATAAATATTCCATTTTATACTGCATCAGAAAACTTAAAAAAAGTAATGCGTTATGGAGATATCCATGGAGTAAATATTAAAATAGAAGGGTATGATAAAAATATAAAAGCTGTACAAAAGGAAATACAATTTGATCCAGTTAGTGACGAAATTTTACATGTAGATTTTTATAAAATTGAAGAATCAAAACCTATAAAATTATCACTTCCAGTAAAATTTGTAGGGAGACCAATTGGTGTTACCAAAGGAGGAGAGTATTATTCTTTAATTAGAAAATTAAAAATAAAAGCTTTTCCATCTGATATCCCAGAATTTATAAAAATAGATATTAGTTCTTTAGATATAGGAGATAGAATCATTGTTAAAGATTTACAAAATGTAAAATATTCTATTTTAGATCCTGTACAAACTCTTATAGCAAGAGTAAAAAATTCTAGAACAACTATTAAAGAAGAAGATAATAAAAATAAAGAAGATAAAAAACAACAAAAAAATAAATAATGTCTTTTATTTCTTATAAAAAAAAAGATCATTATTTTATGAAAATAGCTTTTAATGAGGCTATTATTGCTTTTCATAAAAATGAAGTTCCTATAGGAGCGGCCATTACGTATGAAAATGCAGTTATAGCAAAAGCTCATAATTTAACGGAAACATTAAATAATACTATTGCACACGCAGAAATATTAGTTATTAATTTAGCTTCCAAATATTTAGAAGAAAAGTATATGAGAAAATGTACATTATACGTTACATTAGAACCATGTGTAATGTGCGCAGGAGCTTTATTTTGGGCTAAAATAGGAAGAGTTGTTTGTGGAGCAAATAATAAAAAAGGATTTTTATATGCTGGAATTAAATTACATCCGAAAACAGAATTAATTTCTGGTATTATGAAAAATAGATGCAAATCTTTAATAAAAAAATTTTTTCTTTTAAAAAGAAAGAAAACATACATAGACTGAATTAAATCAATAATTTCTTTTTTTTACTTTTTTTTAATTTAATAATTACTGGTAATGTTGTTATAAATAGTATCAATAAAACAATCCATTCAAGATGATTTTTCAATTCAGGAAAACTCTTATCTAGATAATGCCCTGCTAACATAATAGAATAAGTCCAAATAATAGCTCCAATTACATTGTATATCATAAATTTTTTAAAATTCATACGAATAGCACCTGCTACAATAGGAGCAAAAGTTCTGAATAAAGGAAGAAATCTACTCATTATTAATGCTGTAGCTTTATATTTATTATAAAATAATTTAGCTAGAATTAAATGTTTTTTCTTAAAAAAAAAGGAATCTTTTTTTCTATACAATAATTCTCCAGATTTATACCCTAACCAGTAACCTTGAATATTCCCAAGAATAGCAAAAAATGCAACAATTAGTATTATAATAAAAAAAGGAACATTATAAAAATTTTTACATAAATCTTCTCCAAATATTCCAGCAGTAAATAATAAAGAATCTCCAGGTAAAAAAAAACCAATGAAAAAACCAGTTTCTGCAAAGACAATTACTAAAAGAATAAATAATGCTGCATTTCCGAAATATAAAAAAATCCATCTAGGATTAAATAAATGTTGAATAAAATCCCAAAAATTTGACATGATACAAATATGATGATAAAAAAAACAAATTTAAATATTTACATTTCTCAAATATATTCATGAATCTTTAAAATTCAAGTAAAAATATTTTTATATGGAATACATTTACGAATTTATTAATACTTTAGGATGGATACCAAATATTATTTTTATAATAATAGGTTTTGTTTTTTTAATTTTCTGGTTACAGAAGATATTCTATTTCGTAGATTAATTTTTTATAATAAAAATTACTACTTTTGTCTAGTAAACAAGATAAATTCATGCAAAAAGAAAACGGAAAAAATATATATTTTAATGATGAAGCTTATCATGTCTTAAATAGTTATCTAGTTAATCAAAAATTTGATCCAAAAAATGTATTTATTTTAGTTGATAATCTAACTTACAAACATTGTTTTCCAATCATACTATCTCATGTAAATTTTTTAAATAAATCTCATGTTATTAAAATAAGAACAGGAGAAAAAGAAAAAAATATTTATACATGTATCAAAATATGTAAACTTTTGGAAAAGTTAAAAGCTACCAGAAATAGTTTGATTATAAATGTTGGAGGTGGAGTGATAACAGATCTTGGTGGTTTTGTTTCATCTATATTTAAACGGGGTATTCGTTTTATTAATATTCCTACAACTTTATTGGGAATGGTTGATGCATCTATAGGATACAAAACAGGTGTCAATTTAGATTATATTAAAAATGAAATAGGAACTTTTCATATTCCAGAACTTTTAATTATTGATCCATTTTTTCTAAATACTCTATCTAGAACAGAAATTATTTCTGGAATGGCTGAAATGTTTAAACATGGACTTATAGCAAACAAAGACTTTTGGATTGATATGAATAAATTTAAATTGGAAATGGCAGAGAATAAAAATATATGTAATGATCTTATTAAGAAATCTATATTTATAAAAAATAAAATAGTCACAAAAGATCCTAAAGAAAAAGGATTAAGAAAGATTCTTAATTTTGGTCATACTATTGGACATGCATTAGAAAGTTATTTTATGAATAAAAAAGAAAAAATACTACACGGGATGGCTATTGCAAGTGGAATGATTTATGAATCTTGGATTTCACATAAAATAAATGACTTATCAATGATAGATTATGAAGAAATAGAATCTTCACTTTCTTCATTTTACCCTAAAAAATATGTTTTATCTGATTTAGATGTAGAAAAGTTGTTTATAATTATGGAGCATGATAAAAAAAATGAAAAAAATAAAATACAATTTTCTCTAATAAAGAGAATAGGAGAATGTTCTTACAATTATGAAGTTCCTTTTTCTTTAATAAAAGAAAGTTTATTGAAATGTTAATTTTAACTTATTTCTTAGTTTGATTATATTAAAAAAAATAAAATTTTATAATGAGTGAAGGCGAAAAATTGATTCCTATTAATATTGAAGATGAAATGAAATCATCTTACATAGATTATTCTATGTCTGTAATTGTTTCTAGAGCTCTTCCTGATGCTAGAGATGGATTAAAACCTGTGCATAGAAGAGTCCTTTATGGAATGTATAAATTAGGAATTTTTTATAACAATTCTTATAAAAAATCTGCTCGTATTGTTGGAGAAGTATTAGGAAAATACCATCCTCACGGAGATGTTTCTGTTTACGATACAATGGTTCGTATGTCTCAAGAATGGACTTTAAGATATCCATTAATAGATGGACAAGGTAATTTTGGATCTTTAGATGCGGATCCACCTGCAGCTATGCGTTATACAGAAGTAAAGATGAAAAAAATATCTGAGGAAATGTTATTGGATATTAAGAAGGACACAGTGGATATGAAATTAAATTTCGATGATTCTCTAGAGGAACCTACTGTTTTACCAACGCGTATTCCCAATCTTTTAATTAATGGTTCTTCCGGAATTGCAGTAGGTATGGCAACTAATATCCCTCCTCATAATTTAACGGAAACCATTAAAGCAATTTGTGCTTATATAGATAATAATAATTTATCTATAGAACAAATAATGAAATATATTAAAGCTCCAGATTTTCCTACAGGAGGAATTATTTATGGATATGATGGTGTTAGAAAAGCGTTTCAAACTGGAAGAGGACGTATAGTATTACGAGCAAAAATACATTTAGAAGAAATTAATGGAAAACAATGTCTTGTGGTAGATGAAATTCCTTATCAAGTGAATAAAGCTGATATGATAACTAAAACAGTTGGATTGATGAAGGAAGGAAAAATGGAAGGAATTTATCAGATTCGTGACGAATCTGATAGAAACGGATTACGTATCGTTTATATTCTTAAACAGAACACAAATCCTGATATATTGTTAAATAATTTATTTAAATATACATCATTAGAAACTTATTTTAACGTTAATAATATAGCATTAATTAACGGTAAACCAGCTCAATTAAATATAAAAGATCTTATTCATCATTTTGTTAATCATAGACACGATGTTATTATTCGTCGTACTAAATATGAATTAAAAAAATGCAAAAATCGCGTTCATATTCTAACTGGTTTTTTAAAAATAGTGAATCAAATAGATATAATGATAGAACTAATTAAAAATTCTAGAAATCATAAAGAAGCGATCAATGAATTAATGAATAAATTTGAAATATCTGAAGATCAATCAAAATCTATTTTAGATATGCGACTACAAAATCTTACTACCTTAGAAGTAGATAGATTAAAAAATGAACATAAAGAATTATTAAAGAACATAGATTTTTTGAAAAATGTATTAGATCAATATTTTATAAGAACTAAAATTATAAAAGAAGAACTCTTAGATATTAAAAGAAAATATCAAGATACTCGTCGTACACAAATTGATTATACAGGAAATAAAGTTGATATAGAAGATCTTATTGAAGATGAACAAGTTGTTTTAACTATTTCTCATGCAGGTTATATAAAAAGAACATCTTTATCAGAATATAAACGTCAAGGTAGAGGTGGAGTAGGAAATAGAGGAGCAACTGCTAGAGAATCTGATTTTTTTAAACACTTACTTATAGCAACTAATCATCAGTATCTTCTTTTGTTTACAGAGAAAGGAAAATGTTTTTGGTTGAGAGTTTATGAGATCCCAGAAGGATCTAAAATATCTAAGGGCAGAGCAATACAAAACATTATTCATCTTCAACAAGATGACAAAGTTAATGCTTATATTTTAACTGGAAATCTTACTAATAAGAAATATGTTAAAGATCATTATGTAATGATGGTAACTCAAAAAGGTATTATTAAGAAAACTTCTTTAGAAAATTATTCTCGTCCTAGAAAATATGGCATAAATGCTATTGTAATTCGTAAAGGAGATTCTTTATTAGAAGCTATTTTAACTAGAGGAGATAGTCATGTTTTTATAGCTTTAAAAAGTGGAAGAATCATTCGTTTTTCAGAGAAAAAAGTTCGTATAACCGGAAGAAATTCTTCTGGAGTAATAGGAATAAATTTTACCGTTAAAGAAGATATGGTTATTGGAATTATATGTGGTGTAGATGGAGAAGAAAAAGGAAGTTTATTAGTGGTATCTCAAAAAGGATTTGGAAAAAGATCAAGTCTTGAAGAATATCGTCTTACTAATCGTGGAGGAAAAGGGATTAAAACATTAAATATTACTCAAAAAACAGGAAGTTTAATTGCTATAAAACATGTTACAGATGAAGATGACTTAATGATTATTAAAAAATCAGGAATAATGATACGTATTCCAGTCTCAGACATACGAGTAATGGGAAGAACTACTCAAGGAGTAAGATTAATTCATTTGAAAGAAAATGATGCTATAGCAGACGTAGAAAAAGTTTATAAAAAACCTATTATGGGATTTCATTAAAATCACGTAAAATATTTACATATTCTGATATATAAAAATCTTTGTTCAAATTTTCTATCCATTTTTTTTCTAATTCATTTTTATCGATAATTATTTTATAATTAATAGGGAACTTTCCATATACATTATTTAAATATTTTTTTAATTTCTGAAAATGCTTTTTCCTTTTTTTTGTTATTAAATTTTCATAGTACGAATCTCTCCAATTAAGAGAATATGTTTTTTTATTTAAAAATTTATTTTCTAATAATTGCATATTTTTATAAATTTTATTTATTAATTTATTATTTTTTCTTAATCTATTAATACTTTTTATTTTAATTTTTTCTAATTTTTTTTCATCCCAAGTTTTAATAGATACAGGGTCAACCTGATCCCATTTCATAGAATTTTGATGATATTTTTCTATTAATTTTGATGATCTATTACTTGGAATAATAATATCTGAATTCACTCCTTTTAATTGTGTAGAGTCCCCATTAATTCTATAAAATTTATTCATGGTAAATTTTAGAATTCCTAATTCTTCTTTTTTGTAAAAAAAATAAAATCTATTTAATGGATAAATAGTTTGAACAGTTCCTTTTCCATATGTTTGTTCACTACCGATAATAATTCCTCTTTTATAATCTTTTATTGCTGCAGAAAGTATTTCTGAAGCAGAAGCTGATTGTTCATTAACAATAACTACAAGAGGACCTTCCCATAAAATTTTATGATTATTATTTTTTAGTATTTTTTTTATATTAGGAGATTTTCCTGTTTGTACAATAGGAACTTTTCCTAAAAAAAAACCAGCTATATCTATTACACTAGATAATGATCCGCCTCTATTGTTTCTTATATCTAGAATAATTCCTTTAATATTTTCTTTTTTTAGTTCTTGAATAATTTTTTTTATATCATCTGTTGCATTTCTTCCATTTTTATTTTCAGGATTAAAGTAAAATTCAGGTAAAAAAATTAAACCATATTTATATTTTTTATTATCTAAAATTAATACGCTTTTTGCAAAAATTTCTTTTTTTTCAACAATATCTCTAGTAAGAATTACTTCTTCTACAAATCCATTATTTTTTTGTATTGTTAATTTTACTTTTGTTCCTTTTTTTCCTTTTATTAAACGTATAGAATTATCTAACAACATTCCTACAATGTTTTCTTCTGAATTTAAATCCTTTGATACCTTGATAATTTTGTCTCCCACATCTATTTTTTTACTTTTCCATGCAGGAGATCCAATAACAATATTTACTACTGTAGCATACCCTTTTTCATCTTTAAGTTCTATACCAATTCCTTCTGTTTGACCAGATACATTTAAATTAAATATTTCTTTTTCTTTCGGAGAAAAATAATTAGTATGAGGATCATATTGAGATATGATAGTATTTACATATATTGAAAACCAATCAGATTTTTTTCTAATTTTTAATTTCCTAAAATATTCCTCTACATATTCTTTTACTTTTCTTCTTGATTCCTTTTCTGCATTGAAAAATATATCTTTCCATATCTTTCTATTTGATATTTTTTCTTTTTGTTTTATAGAATTTGTTATTTCTGATAGAGTTAAATATTTTAGATATTTTCTCCATTTATCAATGCATTCCGTCTTATTTTTAGGGTAAGAAAAATCTATTTCTCTAGAATAAACTTCCTTTTTGTTAAAATCAAAAGGATTTTTCAATATATCTAAACATATAGATTCAACCTCTTTTATTCTTTGATAAAAACATTGAATTATTATGTCAAAAAAAGTAGTATCTGCATGAATCCAAAAATCATCTATTTTATCTTTATACAAAGAAAGGCTATTAATGTCTTTTTGTAAAAAAAAACGTTTATTACTATCTAATTTTTCAAAATATTTTTTATACACTGTTTCTGAAAAATCATTGTTAACATTTATAGGATTTATATGAGAAAGACAAAGCGTTTTATATATTTTCTTAAGTATGATTATGTTTTTTACATGTTCTTCTTCATTACTTGAAGAACAAAAACTAAATAAAAATAGGATAAAAACACCAATTATTATCCATTTTATTTTTCTAATTTTACTATTTTCCATATATATATTATTGGAATTTGGAATTGAGAATTATAATATAAAATATAAAAAATATATTTTATCTTTTTTTTCATAAAAAAAATGAATAATAAACCAATTATTTTAGTAACAAATGATGATGGAATTATAGCTCCAGGGATAAGATCTCTTATAGAAAGTATGAATTCCTTGGGAGAGGTGTATGTTGTAGCACCAAATAGCCCGAAATCTGGAACAGCACATTCTATAACTATGGATACAATATTATACTGTGATTCTGTTAAAATAGATAACGGAAAACAAAAAGAATGGGAATGTTCTGGTACTCCAGTAGATTGTGTAAAACTAGCAATTAATAATATTTTACCAAGAAGACCAGATATTTGTGTATCTGGAATAAACCATGGATCAAATTCTTCTATAAATATTAGATATTCTGGAACTGTTTCTGCTGTAATAGAAGCTGGTATAGAAGGAATACCATCTGTGGGGTTTTCTCTTTTAGATTTAGAATGGAATGCTGATTTTTCATCATCAAAAAAATATGTATGTGAAATTGTAAAAAAAATATTATATAATCCTATTCCAGAAAAAACAATCACTCTAAATGTGAATATCCCAAAATTGAAAAAAGAAGAAATAAAAGGAATTAAAATATGTAGACAAGCAAAATCTAAATGGCAAGAAAGTTTTGAAAAAAGATCTAATCCAAAAGGAAGAACCTACTATTGGTTAGTAGGAAATTTTGTTAATTTTGATGAGGAAGAGGAAGATGACACAGATGAATGGGCTTTGAATAATGGATATATCTCCATTGTTCCTATTCAATTTGATTTCACAAACTATTCAAT from Blattabacterium cuenoti encodes:
- the aroB gene encoding 3-dehydroquinate synthase → MQKENGKNIYFNDEAYHVLNSYLVNQKFDPKNVFILVDNLTYKHCFPIILSHVNFLNKSHVIKIRTGEKEKNIYTCIKICKLLEKLKATRNSLIINVGGGVITDLGGFVSSIFKRGIRFINIPTTLLGMVDASIGYKTGVNLDYIKNEIGTFHIPELLIIDPFFLNTLSRTEIISGMAEMFKHGLIANKDFWIDMNKFKLEMAENKNICNDLIKKSIFIKNKIVTKDPKEKGLRKILNFGHTIGHALESYFMNKKEKILHGMAIASGMIYESWISHKINDLSMIDYEEIESSLSSFYPKKYVLSDLDVEKLFIIMEHDKKNEKNKIQFSLIKRIGECSYNYEVPFSLIKESLLKC
- a CDS encoding nucleoside deaminase; amino-acid sequence: MSFISYKKKDHYFMKIAFNEAIIAFHKNEVPIGAAITYENAVIAKAHNLTETLNNTIAHAEILVINLASKYLEEKYMRKCTLYVTLEPCVMCAGALFWAKIGRVVCGANNKKGFLYAGIKLHPKTELISGIMKNRCKSLIKKFFLLKRKKTYID
- the gyrA gene encoding DNA gyrase subunit A, whose product is MSEGEKLIPINIEDEMKSSYIDYSMSVIVSRALPDARDGLKPVHRRVLYGMYKLGIFYNNSYKKSARIVGEVLGKYHPHGDVSVYDTMVRMSQEWTLRYPLIDGQGNFGSLDADPPAAMRYTEVKMKKISEEMLLDIKKDTVDMKLNFDDSLEEPTVLPTRIPNLLINGSSGIAVGMATNIPPHNLTETIKAICAYIDNNNLSIEQIMKYIKAPDFPTGGIIYGYDGVRKAFQTGRGRIVLRAKIHLEEINGKQCLVVDEIPYQVNKADMITKTVGLMKEGKMEGIYQIRDESDRNGLRIVYILKQNTNPDILLNNLFKYTSLETYFNVNNIALINGKPAQLNIKDLIHHFVNHRHDVIIRRTKYELKKCKNRVHILTGFLKIVNQIDIMIELIKNSRNHKEAINELMNKFEISEDQSKSILDMRLQNLTTLEVDRLKNEHKELLKNIDFLKNVLDQYFIRTKIIKEELLDIKRKYQDTRRTQIDYTGNKVDIEDLIEDEQVVLTISHAGYIKRTSLSEYKRQGRGGVGNRGATARESDFFKHLLIATNHQYLLLFTEKGKCFWLRVYEIPEGSKISKGRAIQNIIHLQQDDKVNAYILTGNLTNKKYVKDHYVMMVTQKGIIKKTSLENYSRPRKYGINAIVIRKGDSLLEAILTRGDSHVFIALKSGRIIRFSEKKVRITGRNSSGVIGINFTVKEDMVIGIICGVDGEEKGSLLVVSQKGFGKRSSLEEYRLTNRGGKGIKTLNITQKTGSLIAIKHVTDEDDLMIIKKSGIMIRIPVSDIRVMGRTTQGVRLIHLKENDAIADVEKVYKKPIMGFH
- the surE gene encoding 5'/3'-nucleotidase SurE; translated protein: MNNKPIILVTNDDGIIAPGIRSLIESMNSLGEVYVVAPNSPKSGTAHSITMDTILYCDSVKIDNGKQKEWECSGTPVDCVKLAINNILPRRPDICVSGINHGSNSSINIRYSGTVSAVIEAGIEGIPSVGFSLLDLEWNADFSSSKKYVCEIVKKILYNPIPEKTITLNVNIPKLKKEEIKGIKICRQAKSKWQESFEKRSNPKGRTYYWLVGNFVNFDEEEEDDTDEWALNNGYISIVPIQFDFTNYSILNILKSWNFMLFFFNIFNIFNIFNIF
- a CDS encoding carboxy terminal-processing peptidase, with the translated sequence MENSKIRKIKWIIIGVFILFLFSFCSSSNEEEHVKNIIILKKIYKTLCLSHINPINVNNDFSETVYKKYFEKLDSNKRFFLQKDINSLSLYKDKIDDFWIHADTTFFDIIIQCFYQRIKEVESICLDILKNPFDFNKKEVYSREIDFSYPKNKTECIDKWRKYLKYLTLSEITNSIKQKEKISNRKIWKDIFFNAEKESRRKVKEYVEEYFRKLKIRKKSDWFSIYVNTIISQYDPHTNYFSPKEKEIFNLNVSGQTEGIGIELKDEKGYATVVNIVIGSPAWKSKKIDVGDKIIKVSKDLNSEENIVGMLLDNSIRLIKGKKGTKVKLTIQKNNGFVEEVILTRDIVEKKEIFAKSVLILDNKKYKYGLIFLPEFYFNPENKNGRNATDDIKKIIQELKKENIKGIILDIRNNRGGSLSSVIDIAGFFLGKVPIVQTGKSPNIKKILKNNNHKILWEGPLVVIVNEQSASASEILSAAIKDYKRGIIIGSEQTYGKGTVQTIYPLNRFYFFYKKEELGILKFTMNKFYRINGDSTQLKGVNSDIIIPSNRSSKLIEKYHQNSMKWDQVDPVSIKTWDEKKLEKIKIKSINRLRKNNKLINKIYKNMQLLENKFLNKKTYSLNWRDSYYENLITKKRKKHFQKLKKYLNNVYGKFPINYKIIIDKNELEKKWIENLNKDFYISEYVNILRDFNEIP
- a CDS encoding 50S ribosomal protein L25, whose product is MKYVNIYGKKRNVGKKNVRFIRISENIPCILYGKDINIPFYTASENLKKVMRYGDIHGVNIKIEGYDKNIKAVQKEIQFDPVSDEILHVDFYKIEESKPIKLSLPVKFVGRPIGVTKGGEYYSLIRKLKIKAFPSDIPEFIKIDISSLDIGDRIIVKDLQNVKYSILDPVQTLIARVKNSRTTIKEEDNKNKEDKKQQKNK
- a CDS encoding DedA family protein — its product is MSNFWDFIQHLFNPRWIFLYFGNAALFILLVIVFAETGFFIGFFLPGDSLLFTAGIFGEDLCKNFYNVPFFIIILIVAFFAILGNIQGYWLGYKSGELLYRKKDSFFFKKKHLILAKLFYNKYKATALIMSRFLPLFRTFAPIVAGAIRMNFKKFMIYNVIGAIIWTYSIMLAGHYLDKSFPELKNHLEWIVLLILFITTLPVIIKLKKSKKKKLLI